A stretch of Haloprofundus halophilus DNA encodes these proteins:
- a CDS encoding HalOD1 output domain-containing protein → MTNQHTPNGDDQQCKSTTAYRHTFDWQTDSVSEELVKAVAELTNSEPTELPVLADSVDPDALDNLFRNRADGRPRDTDGRLVFDYDGHQVRITTDGTIAVDVAESPSGD, encoded by the coding sequence ATGACCAATCAGCATACGCCGAACGGCGACGACCAGCAATGTAAATCGACAACCGCCTACCGACACACGTTCGACTGGCAGACAGACTCAGTAAGTGAAGAGCTCGTCAAGGCAGTAGCCGAGTTGACGAACTCGGAACCGACCGAACTGCCGGTTCTCGCGGACTCCGTCGACCCCGACGCCCTCGACAACCTCTTTCGAAATCGCGCCGATGGTCGCCCCCGCGACACCGACGGTCGCCTCGTCTTCGACTACGACGGTCACCAAGTCCGGATTACGACCGACGGCACGATTGCCGTCGACGTGGCCGAATCTCCGAGTGGCGACTGA
- a CDS encoding 5-(carboxyamino)imidazole ribonucleotide synthase translates to MTLTLPGPTIGVVGGGQLGRMLAEAAAPLGVDVVVLDPTPDCPASVVAEQVDGSFDDPEGVRELAERADVLTFEIELADPDILESVRDEYGVAVHPSPETLRTIQDKLVQKRTLEDAGVPVPPFRRVDDVSDLEAAVEAFGAVMLKARTGGYDGRGNVPVHSVDEAEDALAELGGAPAMAESFVEFERELSVIAVRGDRELKTFPAGENVHEDEILRETVVPARTTDDVRARAEEVAHDVLSLLDGRGVFGIELFESDGEISVNEIAPRPHNSGHWTIEGALTSQFEQHARSVLGWPLGATNRRGVAVSANLLGDVEETQPAELRGVETALSTPGASLHWYGKHEVRPLRKMGHVTLVDDERGDATTDDLLETARGLADELTFGDGGFGDTTETRE, encoded by the coding sequence GTGACTCTCACGCTTCCCGGTCCGACGATAGGCGTCGTCGGCGGCGGGCAACTCGGCCGGATGCTGGCGGAGGCGGCCGCTCCCCTCGGCGTCGACGTCGTCGTCCTCGACCCGACGCCGGACTGCCCCGCGTCGGTCGTCGCCGAACAGGTCGACGGCTCGTTCGACGACCCCGAGGGCGTCCGCGAACTCGCCGAGCGCGCCGACGTGCTGACGTTCGAGATTGAACTGGCCGACCCAGACATTCTGGAGTCCGTGCGAGACGAGTACGGCGTCGCCGTCCACCCCTCGCCGGAGACGCTGCGGACGATTCAGGACAAACTCGTCCAGAAGCGGACGCTCGAAGACGCCGGCGTTCCGGTCCCGCCGTTCCGCCGCGTCGACGACGTCTCCGACCTGGAGGCCGCCGTCGAGGCGTTCGGCGCGGTGATGCTGAAGGCGCGCACCGGCGGCTACGACGGACGAGGGAACGTCCCCGTCCACTCCGTCGACGAGGCCGAAGACGCGCTGGCGGAACTCGGCGGCGCGCCCGCGATGGCCGAGTCGTTCGTCGAGTTCGAGCGGGAACTGTCGGTCATCGCCGTCCGCGGCGACCGGGAGTTGAAAACGTTCCCCGCCGGCGAGAACGTCCACGAGGACGAGATTCTGCGCGAGACGGTCGTTCCCGCGCGGACCACGGACGACGTTCGAGCGCGCGCCGAGGAAGTCGCTCACGACGTGCTGTCGCTGCTCGACGGCCGCGGCGTCTTCGGCATCGAACTGTTCGAGTCCGACGGCGAGATATCGGTGAACGAGATCGCCCCGCGACCGCACAACTCCGGCCACTGGACTATCGAGGGAGCGCTGACCTCGCAGTTCGAGCAGCACGCTCGGTCGGTGCTCGGGTGGCCGCTGGGTGCGACGAACCGACGGGGTGTCGCCGTCAGCGCGAACCTCCTCGGCGACGTCGAGGAGACGCAACCAGCCGAGCTTCGCGGCGTCGAGACGGCGCTGTCGACGCCGGGTGCGAGCCTCCATTGGTACGGTAAGCACGAGGTCCGCCCGCTACGGAAGATGGGCCACGTGACGCTCGTCGACGACGAGCGGGGAGACGCGACGACCGACGACCTGCTGGAAACCGCACGCGGCCTCGCGGACGAGCTAACGTTCGGCGACGGCGGATTCGGAGACACCACGGAGACGCGAGAATGA
- a CDS encoding pyridoxal phosphate-dependent aminotransferase produces MSYEFDFSDRVGRVEPSATLAISNLAGELEADGVDVVDLSVGEPDFPTPENVVQAGQDAMAAGHTGYTSSNGITELREAIAEKLRGDGIDAEAGEIIVTPGGKQALYETIQTVVDDGDEVVLLDPAWVSYEAMVKLAGGDLSRVDLSPHEFQLEPALDELADAVSDDTELLVVNSPSNPTGAVYSDAALEGVRDLAVDHDFAVISDEIYEQITYGVEHTSLATLEGMEDRTITINGFSKAYSMTGWRLGYLHAPEELVSEAGKLHSHSVSCAVNFVQHAGVEAITNTETAVDQMVQAFEERRDMLVEMFDERGVDVSVPDGAFYMMIPVADDDQQWCEDAIQEAHVATVPGSAFGAPGYARISYAASKERLQEAVERLDDGGML; encoded by the coding sequence ATGAGCTACGAATTCGATTTCTCTGACCGTGTCGGCCGTGTCGAACCGAGCGCGACGCTCGCCATCAGCAACCTCGCGGGCGAACTCGAAGCCGACGGCGTCGACGTCGTCGACCTCTCGGTCGGCGAACCCGACTTCCCGACGCCCGAGAACGTCGTCCAGGCGGGACAGGACGCGATGGCCGCCGGACACACCGGCTACACCTCCTCGAACGGAATCACCGAACTCCGCGAGGCTATCGCCGAGAAACTCCGCGGCGACGGCATCGACGCCGAAGCCGGGGAGATAATCGTCACGCCCGGCGGCAAGCAGGCGCTGTACGAGACGATACAGACCGTAGTCGACGACGGCGACGAGGTCGTCCTCCTCGACCCGGCGTGGGTCTCCTACGAGGCGATGGTCAAGTTGGCCGGCGGCGACCTCTCACGCGTCGACCTTTCGCCGCACGAGTTCCAACTCGAACCGGCGCTCGACGAACTTGCGGACGCTGTCTCCGACGATACTGAGCTCTTGGTCGTCAACTCCCCGAGCAACCCCACGGGGGCCGTCTACTCCGACGCGGCGCTCGAAGGCGTCCGCGACCTCGCGGTCGACCACGACTTCGCGGTCATCTCCGACGAGATATACGAGCAGATCACGTACGGCGTCGAACACACGAGTCTCGCCACCTTGGAGGGGATGGAAGACCGGACCATCACCATCAACGGCTTCTCGAAGGCGTACTCGATGACCGGGTGGCGTCTCGGCTACCTCCACGCGCCCGAAGAACTCGTCTCCGAGGCAGGAAAGCTCCACAGTCACTCGGTGTCGTGTGCGGTGAACTTCGTCCAGCACGCGGGCGTCGAAGCCATCACGAACACCGAGACGGCGGTCGACCAGATGGTGCAGGCGTTCGAGGAGCGCCGCGACATGCTCGTCGAGATGTTCGACGAACGCGGCGTCGACGTTTCCGTCCCCGACGGCGCGTTCTACATGATGATTCCCGTCGCTGACGACGACCAGCAGTGGTGCGAGGACGCGATTCAGGAGGCGCACGTCGCCACCGTCCCCGGCAGCGCCTTCGGCGCACCCGGTTACGCTCGCATCTCCTACGCGGCGAGCAAGGAGCGACTACAGGAAGCCGTCGAGCGGTTGGACGACGGCGGGATGCTGTAG
- a CDS encoding NADH-quinone oxidoreductase subunit B — protein MSSDQPFVTDDSQVLTDTRDARLAGADDRFNSKLREAFGSSPFILTKFDKFMNWVRGSSMFMLQFGIACCSIEMMHTYAVKHDLDRFGSGVPRASPRQADVIIVPGTIVSKFAPRMKRVYDQMPEPKFVVGMGSCTISGGPFQEGYNVVKGAEEVIPVDIHIPGCPPRPEALIYGVVKLQERIANGESSPVVVKPYELEQFGDLERDEVVDKLAEEIDTDDLVMRYNWADSP, from the coding sequence ATGAGTAGCGACCAGCCATTCGTCACAGACGATTCACAAGTACTGACCGATACCCGCGACGCCCGCTTAGCGGGCGCAGACGACCGGTTCAACTCCAAACTTCGGGAGGCGTTCGGGTCTTCGCCGTTCATCCTCACGAAGTTCGACAAGTTCATGAACTGGGTCCGCGGCTCCTCGATGTTCATGCTGCAGTTCGGTATCGCCTGCTGCAGCATCGAGATGATGCACACGTACGCGGTGAAACACGACCTCGACCGCTTCGGGTCGGGCGTGCCGCGAGCGTCGCCGCGACAGGCCGACGTCATCATCGTGCCGGGCACCATCGTCTCGAAGTTCGCGCCGCGGATGAAGCGCGTGTACGACCAGATGCCCGAGCCGAAGTTCGTCGTCGGCATGGGCTCCTGTACGATCTCGGGCGGCCCGTTCCAAGAGGGGTACAACGTCGTCAAGGGCGCCGAGGAGGTCATTCCGGTCGACATCCACATCCCCGGCTGCCCGCCGCGCCCCGAGGCGCTCATCTACGGCGTCGTCAAACTCCAGGAGCGCATCGCTAACGGCGAGAGCTCGCCGGTCGTCGTCAAACCGTACGAACTCGAACAGTTCGGCGACCTCGAACGCGACGAAGTCGTCGACAAACTCGCCGAGGAGATCGACACCGACGACCTCGTCATGCGCTACAACTGGGCTGATTCGCCATGA
- the purE gene encoding 5-(carboxyamino)imidazole ribonucleotide mutase, which translates to MTDEIRDLIDQLEAEAEENKPAAETPDVGIIMGSDSDLDVMAGAYEALETLGFEEQTEYDDAPDSRFSFESYVVSAHRTPKLMYAYGETAAARGVEVIIAGAGGKSADLPNMTASIAYPLPVIGVPVQEKSVDSVIGMPTGAPIVAVDAGKSFNAGLSAGQILSRAHEELVDRLVEYHDGLQSDVAEASRDLHRLGLDGYRGRKG; encoded by the coding sequence ATGACCGACGAGATACGGGACCTCATCGACCAGTTGGAAGCGGAGGCCGAAGAGAACAAACCGGCCGCGGAGACGCCCGACGTCGGTATCATCATGGGTTCGGACTCGGACCTCGACGTGATGGCCGGCGCGTACGAAGCGCTCGAAACGCTGGGGTTCGAAGAGCAGACCGAGTACGACGACGCCCCCGATTCGCGTTTCTCGTTCGAGAGCTACGTCGTCTCCGCACATCGGACGCCGAAGTTGATGTACGCCTACGGCGAGACGGCCGCCGCGCGCGGCGTCGAAGTCATCATCGCCGGCGCGGGCGGGAAGTCCGCGGACCTGCCCAACATGACCGCGTCCATCGCCTACCCCCTCCCCGTAATCGGCGTCCCGGTCCAAGAGAAGTCCGTGGACTCGGTCATCGGCATGCCCACAGGCGCGCCGATAGTCGCCGTCGACGCCGGAAAGTCGTTCAACGCGGGACTGTCGGCGGGCCAGATTCTCTCTCGCGCGCACGAAGAACTTGTAGACCGACTCGTCGAGTACCACGACGGTCTCCAGAGCGACGTCGCCGAGGCCTCCCGCGACCTCCACCGACTCGGCCTCGACGGCTACAGGGGCCGAAAGGGCTAA
- a CDS encoding DEAD/DEAH box helicase, whose protein sequence is MRVRDLPLSDELVAHYEAQGIDELYPPQAAAVEAGVCDGGGVVAAIPTASGKTFIAELAMLTADGPGLYVVPLRALAREKYEAFAELPGVEAGISTGDFDSPGEELADYDVVVATSEKVDSAIRNGASWVERLACVVVDEVHLLGAEGRGPTLEVTLATLQRRAPGLQIVALSATVDNPEDIADWLDAELVRNRWRPIDLRTGVYCDERVNFDDGTNLTVDCDAGELPPSADADTEATAALVAGAVDDGGQALAFVRSRREAESLARRLAQDGLGSASGVADAVLDAVATETGERLADALDSGVAFHHAGLRSDHRVAVENGFRSREISVICATPTLAAGVNVPARRVVIRDQKRYTGSEMAWLPVLEVHQMCGRAGRPHLDPYGEAVLVGDENTRDELRTRYVEAEPEAVESKLADREALRTHVLSVVASEFADSRESILDLLGATFYAHQTPDMDLSGVVDAVISDLVAMEMIADEKTLAATELGAQVSRQYLSPETGARIVSGLRIAAGMETTTELTALEIVCDTPDMHGTYLGNRERAAMYQYATKHAAEFTTKMGETENFERWLEAVKTARILHDWAEDVPPRDIVDAYRIGPGDLESRIERAEWLLGGADALSNVVGVSMPELSSVRARL, encoded by the coding sequence ATGCGAGTCCGGGACCTGCCGCTATCCGACGAGTTGGTCGCCCACTACGAAGCGCAGGGTATCGACGAACTCTACCCGCCGCAGGCGGCCGCGGTGGAGGCGGGCGTCTGCGACGGCGGCGGCGTCGTCGCCGCGATTCCGACTGCGTCAGGAAAGACGTTCATCGCCGAACTGGCGATGCTCACGGCCGACGGTCCCGGCCTCTACGTCGTCCCGCTGCGGGCGCTGGCCCGCGAGAAGTACGAGGCGTTCGCCGAACTTCCGGGAGTCGAGGCGGGCATCTCCACCGGCGACTTCGACTCGCCCGGCGAGGAGCTCGCCGACTACGACGTCGTCGTCGCCACGAGCGAGAAAGTCGATTCGGCGATTCGAAACGGCGCGTCGTGGGTCGAACGGCTCGCCTGCGTCGTCGTCGACGAGGTCCATCTGTTGGGCGCGGAGGGCCGGGGTCCGACGCTGGAAGTGACGCTGGCGACGCTCCAGCGCCGCGCTCCGGGCCTGCAGATCGTCGCGCTGTCGGCCACCGTCGACAACCCCGAGGACATCGCCGACTGGCTGGACGCCGAACTCGTCCGGAACCGGTGGCGGCCCATCGACCTCAGAACCGGCGTCTACTGCGATGAGCGAGTGAACTTCGACGACGGAACGAACCTCACCGTCGACTGCGACGCGGGGGAACTGCCGCCGAGCGCCGACGCCGACACCGAAGCGACCGCGGCCTTGGTCGCCGGCGCCGTCGACGACGGCGGGCAGGCGCTCGCGTTCGTCCGGTCGCGCCGCGAAGCCGAGTCGCTCGCGCGGCGACTCGCGCAGGATGGGTTGGGGTCGGCCTCCGGCGTCGCCGACGCCGTGCTCGACGCGGTCGCGACGGAGACGGGCGAACGGCTCGCCGACGCGCTCGACTCGGGGGTCGCGTTCCACCACGCGGGCCTGCGGAGCGACCACCGCGTCGCCGTCGAGAACGGCTTTCGGAGCCGCGAGATATCGGTCATCTGCGCGACGCCGACGCTCGCCGCCGGGGTGAACGTCCCCGCGCGGCGCGTGGTCATCCGCGACCAGAAGCGGTACACGGGTTCGGAGATGGCGTGGCTACCGGTGCTCGAAGTTCACCAGATGTGCGGGCGGGCGGGCCGCCCGCATCTCGACCCCTACGGCGAGGCCGTCCTCGTCGGCGACGAGAACACCCGCGACGAGTTGCGGACGCGGTACGTGGAGGCGGAGCCCGAAGCGGTGGAGTCGAAGCTCGCCGACCGCGAGGCGCTGCGGACGCACGTGCTGTCGGTCGTCGCAAGCGAGTTCGCCGACTCGCGCGAGAGCATCCTCGACCTCCTCGGCGCGACGTTTTACGCGCACCAGACGCCCGACATGGACCTCTCGGGCGTCGTCGACGCGGTCATCTCGGATCTCGTGGCGATGGAGATGATCGCGGACGAGAAGACGCTCGCGGCGACGGAACTCGGCGCACAGGTGTCGCGGCAGTACCTCTCGCCGGAGACCGGCGCGCGAATCGTCTCGGGGCTTCGCATCGCCGCCGGGATGGAGACGACGACGGAGCTGACGGCGTTGGAAATCGTCTGCGACACGCCCGACATGCACGGGACGTACCTCGGCAACCGCGAGCGCGCGGCGATGTACCAGTACGCGACGAAACACGCCGCCGAGTTCACGACGAAGATGGGCGAGACCGAGAACTTCGAGCGGTGGCTGGAGGCGGTGAAGACGGCGCGCATCCTCCACGACTGGGCCGAGGACGTGCCCCCCCGCGACATCGTCGACGCCTACCGGATCGGTCCCGGCGACCTCGAATCGCGAATCGAACGCGCCGAGTGGTTGCTGGGCGGCGCGGACGCGCTCTCGAACGTCGTCGGCGTCTCGATGCCCGAACTCTCGTCGGTGCGCGCGAGGCTGTAG
- a CDS encoding DoxX family protein, with product MTQTTQNTFQSSIGGYTVTGEAHSLSAWFVLALRLMMGVAFAWAGVEKLVVPFDAGGYLTNVAATNGNPLAGLFAWMGSTPWFVDFVNVAVPWGELLIGLGLIFGVMTRLAAFFGALMMLMFYFGNWSIEHGVINGDFAYALVFLAVAAFGAGRILGLDAYIEQYEVDGQPLIEKYPKLDYVLG from the coding sequence ATGACCCAAACGACCCAAAACACGTTCCAGAGCAGTATCGGCGGCTACACCGTGACCGGTGAAGCCCACAGCCTCAGCGCCTGGTTCGTCCTCGCGCTCCGCCTCATGATGGGTGTCGCGTTCGCGTGGGCGGGCGTCGAGAAACTCGTCGTCCCCTTCGACGCGGGCGGCTACCTGACGAACGTGGCCGCGACGAACGGCAACCCGCTGGCGGGGCTGTTCGCGTGGATGGGCAGCACGCCGTGGTTCGTCGACTTCGTCAACGTCGCCGTCCCGTGGGGCGAACTCCTCATCGGCCTCGGACTCATCTTCGGGGTGATGACCCGCCTCGCGGCGTTCTTCGGCGCGCTCATGATGCTCATGTTCTACTTCGGGAACTGGAGCATCGAACACGGCGTCATCAACGGCGATTTCGCCTACGCGCTCGTGTTCCTCGCCGTCGCGGCGTTCGGCGCTGGCCGCATCCTCGGCCTCGACGCCTACATCGAGCAGTACGAGGTCGACGGGCAGCCGCTCATCGAGAAGTACCCGAAGCTCGACTACGTCCTCGGCTGA
- the ribH gene encoding 6,7-dimethyl-8-ribityllumazine synthase — translation MVTLGLVAARFNSSVTEEMEATARDAAEARGATVAETVHVPGAYDAPLAADRLARRDDVDAVAVVGAIVTGDTDHDRVIADATAQGLTQVSLDRDVPVTFGVSGPGMSGAEARERVGKGADAVDAALDLLEELP, via the coding sequence ATGGTCACACTCGGACTGGTGGCGGCGAGGTTCAACTCGTCGGTCACCGAGGAGATGGAGGCGACCGCCCGCGACGCGGCCGAAGCGCGCGGCGCGACGGTCGCCGAGACGGTCCACGTGCCGGGCGCGTACGACGCCCCGCTGGCGGCGGACCGACTCGCTCGCCGCGACGACGTCGACGCCGTCGCCGTCGTCGGCGCGATCGTCACCGGCGACACCGACCACGACCGGGTCATCGCCGACGCGACGGCGCAGGGGCTCACGCAGGTGAGCCTCGACCGCGACGTACCCGTCACCTTCGGCGTCAGCGGTCCGGGTATGAGCGGCGCCGAAGCGCGCGAACGCGTCGGCAAGGGAGCCGACGCCGTCGACGCCGCACTCGACCTACTGGAGGAACTTCCATGA
- a CDS encoding NADH-quinone oxidoreductase subunit A: MNPWIAIGALAVVGIGIPIGMMAVSALLRPSVPEQGKSATYESGEIPTGSARIQFNIQYYMVALLFVVFDIETVLIFPWTVIYRSALEQGVSLGAVLTPMLVFVGILVVGLLWAWRNGAVEWVKSPRATRRKTERQS; encoded by the coding sequence ATGAATCCATGGATAGCCATTGGCGCACTGGCGGTCGTCGGCATCGGCATCCCGATTGGGATGATGGCGGTGTCGGCGCTCCTACGCCCGAGTGTGCCGGAACAAGGAAAGAGCGCCACCTACGAGAGCGGTGAGATCCCGACGGGGAGCGCGCGCATCCAGTTTAACATCCAGTACTACATGGTTGCGCTGCTGTTCGTCGTCTTCGACATCGAAACCGTCCTCATCTTCCCGTGGACCGTCATCTATCGCTCCGCGCTGGAGCAGGGTGTCAGTCTCGGAGCGGTGTTGACGCCGATGCTCGTCTTCGTCGGCATCCTCGTCGTCGGTCTCCTCTGGGCGTGGCGCAACGGCGCGGTCGAGTGGGTTAAAAGCCCGCGCGCGACCCGTCGGAAGACTGAGAGGCAATCATGA
- a CDS encoding flippase activity-associated protein Agl23, translating into MTSDDGVGASAPTNAVSRSESETATPEPLLAGARTLYAVLAVTALALLARVVGLGARIMHWDEGRVGYWALRYHENGEFFYRPIIHGPFIPVVNDWVFTLVGVSDFSARLVVAVVGGLFPLAAWLFREHLDDTEVVGLALVLAANPLLVYYSRFMRNDVLVAAFSVFALGFVVRAVDTGRLRYLYFAAVSMGLAFTTKGNAILYIACYLGAAVLVFDHRLVELAARGDSVGSYLRSRPAWAKRRLTSRWNTFEYGAGVLAVNVVGALLVFLAIVAFFYAPRPELGQALGNPAALPGVLDEATVGAAESFYDSWGSGDHQDHPYLPFFYGLSETLVYGAGLTLVFAVVGLAVDGYGSRSAQVDGGGDGGGRGRRGRRWLVAFGLYWGVASLVGYPIATDIEAPWAAVHVVVPLAFPASVGIAYLYRETRASVVARDTVSVGLAAIVVVAALSGVVGANAAYIDSTSQEDKEVLQWAQPDNDLKATMQTVGRIAETNEGVDVLFYGSYHPTTDETLLYVENEESLERMPPGGPAWHSRLPLPWYLERVDANVTSTEPSENGTELQNPPPVVVAYEWEADNLREQLPGYTEHRHLFRLWSDEVVVFVDESAIPEE; encoded by the coding sequence ATGACTAGCGACGACGGGGTCGGTGCGTCGGCACCGACGAACGCCGTCAGCCGTTCGGAATCGGAGACGGCGACGCCGGAGCCGCTACTGGCCGGCGCTCGGACGCTCTACGCGGTCCTCGCCGTCACCGCCCTCGCCCTCCTCGCACGCGTCGTCGGCCTCGGCGCGCGAATCATGCACTGGGACGAAGGCAGAGTCGGCTACTGGGCGCTGCGCTACCACGAGAACGGCGAGTTCTTCTACCGCCCCATCATCCACGGCCCGTTCATCCCCGTCGTCAACGACTGGGTGTTCACGCTCGTCGGCGTCTCGGACTTCTCCGCCCGCCTCGTCGTCGCCGTCGTCGGCGGCCTCTTCCCGTTGGCGGCGTGGCTGTTCCGCGAGCACCTCGACGACACAGAGGTCGTCGGCCTCGCGCTCGTCCTCGCGGCCAACCCCCTCCTCGTCTACTACTCGCGGTTCATGCGAAACGACGTGCTCGTCGCCGCGTTCTCCGTGTTCGCGCTCGGCTTCGTCGTCCGCGCCGTCGACACCGGCAGACTCCGCTATCTGTACTTCGCGGCTGTGTCGATGGGACTCGCGTTCACGACGAAAGGAAACGCGATTCTCTACATCGCGTGCTACCTCGGGGCGGCGGTGCTGGTGTTCGACCACCGGCTCGTCGAACTCGCCGCTCGTGGCGACTCCGTCGGGAGCTACCTCCGTTCGCGACCGGCGTGGGCCAAGCGAAGGCTGACGAGCCGGTGGAACACGTTCGAGTACGGCGCGGGCGTCCTCGCCGTAAACGTCGTCGGCGCGCTCCTCGTGTTCCTCGCCATCGTGGCGTTCTTCTACGCGCCGCGCCCGGAGCTCGGGCAGGCGCTCGGCAATCCGGCGGCGCTGCCCGGCGTGCTCGACGAGGCGACGGTCGGCGCGGCCGAGTCGTTCTACGACAGTTGGGGGTCGGGCGACCACCAGGACCACCCGTACCTACCGTTCTTCTACGGCCTCTCGGAGACGCTCGTCTACGGCGCGGGGCTCACGCTCGTCTTCGCCGTCGTCGGCCTCGCCGTCGACGGGTACGGCAGTCGTAGCGCACAGGTCGACGGCGGGGGCGACGGCGGAGGGCGCGGCCGCCGCGGCCGCCGGTGGCTCGTCGCGTTCGGCCTCTACTGGGGCGTCGCCAGCCTCGTCGGCTACCCCATCGCCACCGACATCGAGGCCCCGTGGGCCGCCGTCCACGTCGTCGTCCCGCTGGCGTTCCCCGCGAGCGTCGGCATCGCCTACCTCTATCGGGAGACGCGCGCCTCCGTCGTCGCCCGCGACACCGTCAGCGTCGGACTCGCCGCCATCGTCGTCGTCGCGGCGCTGTCGGGCGTCGTCGGGGCGAACGCCGCCTACATCGACAGCACCAGTCAGGAGGACAAGGAGGTGCTCCAGTGGGCGCAACCCGACAACGATCTGAAGGCGACGATGCAGACGGTCGGACGAATCGCCGAGACGAACGAAGGCGTCGACGTGCTGTTCTACGGCAGCTACCACCCGACGACCGACGAGACGCTGCTGTACGTCGAGAACGAGGAGAGTCTCGAACGGATGCCGCCCGGCGGCCCGGCGTGGCACAGCCGCCTGCCGCTGCCGTGGTATCTCGAACGCGTCGACGCGAACGTGACGAGCACCGAGCCCAGCGAGAACGGAACGGAGCTACAGAACCCGCCGCCCGTCGTCGTCGCCTACGAGTGGGAGGCCGACAACCTCCGCGAGCAGTTGCCGGGGTACACCGAACACAGACATCTGTTCCGCCTCTGGAGCGACGAAGTCGTCGTCTTCGTCGACGAGTCGGCGATACCCGAGGAGTGA
- a CDS encoding oxidoreductase encodes MLRLEDPLDIGGLTLPNRLYRAPLLECAGNEDDAVETLVSDLEPAAASGAGLVCQGATIVRGEGGCAAPGMTRVHDPDFVAELSELTDAVHAHGSTIAIQLEHGGLRSMETWHAGYRAANPGLQQLAVSRPPWPLRLLDALGFLSYDARVLSTDDVYELAADFGRSAAYAVDAGYDAVHLAGANMGIVQQFLSPFYNRRTDEFADGVRFLELVHDEVRERAGDVPLMTKVPAETEAPPFVRNRLSAVDAVRICERLDEMGYDALVPVNASVFWDMSIVRGEFPTRAWRDERYREGYAEAFGGRTRAALVELGNWVESLAYDFEPAWNAELCRAVRERVDVPVLAEGGIRERGQMDRLLGRDCDAVGMARPFYAEPELPARLLDGATRETRVVCESCNNCAVPQATGEPGICRTPPVLRRVGELRKAGAYERNDPSRPK; translated from the coding sequence ATGCTGCGGCTGGAAGACCCGCTCGACATCGGCGGCCTCACCCTCCCCAACCGCCTCTATCGAGCGCCGCTCCTGGAGTGCGCCGGCAACGAGGACGACGCCGTCGAGACACTCGTTTCTGACCTCGAACCCGCCGCCGCGTCGGGGGCGGGGCTGGTGTGTCAGGGCGCGACCATCGTCCGCGGCGAGGGCGGCTGCGCCGCCCCGGGGATGACGCGCGTCCACGACCCCGATTTCGTGGCCGAACTCTCGGAACTCACCGACGCCGTTCACGCCCACGGGAGTACCATCGCCATCCAACTGGAACACGGCGGCCTGCGGAGCATGGAGACGTGGCACGCGGGCTACCGCGCCGCCAACCCCGGACTGCAACAACTGGCCGTCTCGCGGCCGCCGTGGCCGCTTCGGTTGCTCGATGCGCTCGGCTTTCTCAGCTACGATGCGCGCGTGCTCTCGACCGACGACGTGTACGAGTTGGCGGCTGACTTTGGCCGGTCGGCGGCGTACGCCGTCGACGCCGGCTACGACGCAGTTCACCTCGCCGGGGCGAACATGGGCATCGTCCAGCAGTTCCTGTCGCCGTTCTACAACCGCCGCACCGACGAGTTCGCGGACGGCGTGCGCTTTCTCGAACTCGTCCATGACGAGGTTCGCGAGCGAGCGGGCGACGTGCCTCTCATGACGAAAGTACCCGCGGAGACGGAAGCGCCGCCGTTCGTCCGCAATCGGCTCTCCGCAGTCGACGCCGTCCGAATCTGCGAGCGACTGGACGAGATGGGCTACGACGCGCTCGTTCCGGTGAACGCCTCGGTGTTCTGGGATATGAGCATCGTCCGCGGCGAGTTTCCGACGCGAGCGTGGCGCGACGAAAGATACCGAGAGGGATACGCCGAGGCGTTCGGCGGTCGGACGCGAGCGGCGCTCGTCGAACTCGGCAACTGGGTGGAGTCGCTCGCGTACGACTTCGAACCGGCGTGGAACGCCGAACTCTGTCGCGCGGTACGAGAGCGAGTGGACGTGCCGGTACTCGCCGAGGGCGGGATTCGAGAGCGGGGACAGATGGACCGACTGCTGGGTCGCGACTGCGACGCAGTGGGGATGGCGCGGCCGTTCTACGCCGAACCCGAGTTACCCGCGCGGTTGCTCGACGGTGCGACGAGAGAGACTCGCGTCGTCTGCGAGAGCTGCAACAACTGCGCGGTGCCGCAAGCGACCGGCGAACCGGGGATCTGTCGAACGCCGCCGGTTCTCCGGCGAGTGGGCGAGTTACGGAAAGCGGGCGCGTACGAGCGAAACGACCCGTCGCGGCCGAAGTAA